In Bacillus cytotoxicus NVH 391-98, the following are encoded in one genomic region:
- a CDS encoding YgaP family membrane protein — MKPNIGTINALIRITLGFVLLSCSTAKLVRKPWCTWSQVLLWWGAMKIAEGFVRFCPIVEVLKFGKYMNAVKIPSMDFKKTGHTNQEANSPSSSDKQTSNGSYDASDKEIESAIEKAILTKPL; from the coding sequence ATGAAGCCAAATATCGGAACAATAAATGCCCTAATTCGAATTACACTCGGATTCGTTCTGTTAAGTTGTAGTACAGCTAAACTCGTACGTAAACCTTGGTGTACTTGGTCTCAAGTTTTATTATGGTGGGGTGCGATGAAAATTGCGGAAGGGTTTGTTCGTTTTTGTCCAATTGTAGAGGTATTGAAATTCGGAAAATATATGAATGCTGTTAAAATTCCTAGCATGGATTTTAAGAAAACGGGACATACTAATCAGGAAGCGAATTCCCCTTCTAGTTCTGACAAACAAACGTCGAATGGAAGTTATGATGCTTCTGACAAAGAGATTGAGTCAGCAATTGAAAAAGCAATTCTGACCAAACCGCTTTGA
- a CDS encoding TSUP family transporter: MDELSLQVIVLLVAFGFLASFIDSVVGGGGLISLPALMFVGLSPASAIATNKLASTMGAFTSTIYFIRSKKVDFCIVGKLIPLTIMGAIAGALVVKCIPPDILRPLVLVMLVFIAIYIIVKKDWGSVSTYKKMTKGKALMFYFAILMIGFYDGFFGPGTGSFLIFAFLLIGLDFIRAAASGKVLNFVSNIVSFFTFLFLDIIHFEYGIIMGLSMIIGAYFGSRFAVQKGVGYVRTLFLLVTILLIGKNVLEYTHVF; this comes from the coding sequence ATGGATGAATTAAGTCTTCAGGTTATCGTTTTACTAGTGGCTTTCGGCTTTTTAGCTTCTTTTATTGATTCTGTTGTTGGAGGAGGGGGATTAATTTCATTACCTGCACTTATGTTCGTAGGATTATCACCTGCTTCAGCGATTGCAACAAATAAATTAGCTTCAACAATGGGGGCATTCACAAGCACAATTTATTTTATTCGTTCAAAAAAAGTTGATTTTTGCATTGTAGGAAAGTTAATCCCATTAACTATTATGGGAGCAATTGCGGGAGCGTTAGTTGTAAAATGTATTCCCCCGGATATTTTACGGCCACTTGTATTAGTTATGTTGGTATTTATCGCCATTTATATTATTGTAAAAAAGGATTGGGGAAGCGTCTCTACTTATAAAAAGATGACAAAGGGAAAAGCTTTAATGTTTTACTTTGCAATTTTAATGATAGGATTTTATGATGGTTTTTTTGGTCCAGGTACCGGATCCTTTTTAATTTTTGCATTTTTATTAATTGGTTTAGATTTTATTCGAGCAGCTGCATCTGGAAAAGTTTTGAATTTTGTTAGTAATATTGTGTCTTTCTTTACATTTTTATTTTTAGATATTATTCATTTTGAATACGGTATTATTATGGGATTATCAATGATTATCGGAGCATATTTTGGGTCGAGATTTGCAGTGCAAAAAGGTGTTGGGTATGTCCGAACTTTATTCCTATTGGTGACGATTTTGTTAATTGGAAAAAATGTTTTAGAATATACGCATGTTTTTTAG
- a CDS encoding SPFH domain-containing protein codes for MKEKQVFYVNGFLGIIGLLVLAGIGVFCLVQEVFIVAALCIILAAILATGIGIVPPNQAKVITFFGNYLGTIRENGLFLTIPLSFRQTVSLRVENFNSKKLKVNDIDGNPVEIAAVVVYKVVDSAKAIFGVEHYDEFVEIQSETAIRHVATKYPYDNFQDDKCITLRGNAEEISEELKRELEARLEIAGVEVLETRLTHLAYATEIAHAMLQRQQAKAVLAARKEIVEGAVQMAKDSIQKLDEEGILDLDDERKANMVNNLLVAIVSDKGAQPVINTGSLY; via the coding sequence ATGAAAGAAAAACAGGTGTTTTATGTAAATGGGTTTCTAGGTATTATCGGGCTCTTAGTCTTAGCTGGTATCGGTGTATTTTGCCTCGTACAAGAAGTATTTATCGTAGCTGCACTTTGTATCATTTTAGCTGCCATTCTTGCTACTGGCATTGGAATTGTTCCACCAAACCAAGCAAAAGTTATTACATTTTTCGGTAATTATTTAGGAACGATTCGTGAAAATGGTTTATTTTTAACAATTCCTTTATCCTTCCGTCAAACTGTTTCTCTTCGCGTAGAAAATTTTAATAGTAAAAAATTAAAAGTAAATGATATTGATGGGAATCCAGTTGAAATTGCAGCTGTTGTTGTTTATAAAGTTGTGGATTCAGCAAAAGCAATTTTCGGTGTAGAACATTATGATGAATTCGTAGAAATTCAAAGTGAAACAGCAATCCGCCACGTCGCAACGAAATATCCGTATGATAATTTTCAAGATGATAAATGCATCACACTACGCGGAAATGCTGAAGAAATTTCAGAAGAACTAAAGCGTGAACTAGAAGCACGCTTAGAAATCGCTGGTGTAGAAGTATTAGAAACTCGTTTAACACATTTAGCTTACGCGACAGAAATTGCGCATGCCATGCTACAGCGTCAGCAAGCAAAAGCGGTACTGGCTGCGCGTAAAGAAATTGTTGAGGGTGCCGTTCAAATGGCAAAAGACTCTATTCAGAAGCTAGATGAAGAAGGTATACTTGATTTAGATGATGAACGTAAAGCAAATATGGTGAATAACTTATTAGTTGCCATCGTTTCAGATAAAGGAGCACAACCGGTTATTAACACAGGAAGTCTATATTAA
- a CDS encoding toxin-antitoxin system HicB family antitoxin: MAKKKSFPLRIDPELHAIIEKWANDEFRSVNAHIEYLLREMAKQKGKLKKEK; the protein is encoded by the coding sequence ATGGCGAAAAAGAAAAGTTTTCCATTACGCATTGATCCTGAATTACACGCAATCATTGAAAAATGGGCGAATGATGAGTTTCGTAGTGTTAATGCTCACATCGAGTATTTACTTCGAGAAATGGCGAAACAAAAAGGAAAGCTCAAAAAAGAGAAATAG
- the ligA gene encoding NAD-dependent DNA ligase LigA yields the protein MSKEAVQQRIEELRDLLNTFNYQYHVLDNPSVSDAEYDRNMQELIKLETENPEFITEDSPSVRVGGAVLDIFEKVTHKSPMLSLGNAFNEGDLRDFDRRVRQGIDGVNVRYICELKIDGLAVSLHYEKGRFIQGSTRGDGITGEDITQNLKTIKAIPLRLQEEVTLEVRGEAYMPKRSFVKLNEEKEQNGEAVFANPRNAAAGSLRQLDPKIAAKRNLSMFVYGLADIEGKTITSHSEALDFLGELGFKTNPNRRICETIEEVIAYVEEWQEKRPNLDYEIDGIVIKVDDVTLQERLGTTAKSPRWAIAYKFPAEEVVTRLTGIELSVGRTGVVTPTAELEPVRVAGTIVRRASLHNEDLIREKDIRIGDYVVVKKAGDIIPEVVNVVFDKRTGKEEAYHMPTHCPTCDSGLVRLEEEVALRCINPACPAQIREGLIHFVSRNAMNIDGLGERVITQLFEANYIRTFADLYGLTKDQLLQLDRFGEKSASNLVQAIEASKENSLERLLFGLGIRHVGAKAARTLAEHFETMDNLVKAGEEELKAINEIGEKMAQSIVTYFDNEDVLHLIQQFKDYGVNMTYKGIKRADLQNIASYFAGKTVVLTGKLEVMGRSEAKKKIEALGGKVTGSVSKSTDLVIAGEAAGSKLAQAEKHNIEIWNEERFLQELNK from the coding sequence ATGTCAAAAGAGGCGGTACAACAGCGTATAGAAGAACTTCGTGATCTTTTAAATACATTTAATTATCAATATCACGTATTAGACAATCCTTCTGTTTCTGATGCGGAATATGACCGCAATATGCAGGAGCTTATAAAATTAGAAACAGAAAACCCAGAATTTATAACGGAAGACTCTCCCTCTGTTCGTGTTGGGGGAGCTGTCCTTGATATATTTGAAAAGGTAACGCATAAATCACCGATGTTAAGTTTAGGAAATGCATTTAATGAAGGGGATTTACGTGATTTTGATCGCAGAGTTCGTCAAGGAATTGATGGTGTAAATGTAAGATATATTTGTGAATTGAAAATTGACGGCCTTGCAGTTTCTCTTCACTATGAAAAAGGCCGCTTTATTCAAGGTTCAACACGAGGCGATGGTATTACAGGCGAAGATATTACACAAAATTTAAAAACGATTAAGGCGATTCCTTTACGTTTGCAAGAAGAAGTAACGTTAGAAGTGCGAGGCGAGGCTTATATGCCGAAGCGTTCATTTGTAAAATTAAATGAAGAGAAAGAGCAAAATGGCGAAGCTGTATTTGCGAATCCTCGTAACGCAGCAGCAGGGTCTTTACGTCAACTGGATCCAAAAATCGCAGCAAAACGTAACTTATCTATGTTTGTATATGGACTAGCTGATATAGAAGGAAAAACAATTACATCTCATAGTGAAGCACTAGATTTCTTAGGAGAGCTAGGGTTTAAAACAAATCCGAATCGTCGCATCTGTGAGACAATTGAAGAAGTAATTGCTTATGTAGAAGAATGGCAAGAAAAACGTCCAAATCTTGATTATGAAATTGACGGTATCGTAATTAAAGTAGATGATGTAACATTGCAAGAACGTTTAGGAACGACTGCGAAGAGTCCAAGGTGGGCAATCGCTTATAAATTCCCAGCTGAAGAAGTTGTAACACGATTAACTGGTATCGAACTAAGTGTAGGACGTACAGGGGTTGTAACACCAACTGCAGAACTTGAACCAGTGCGAGTAGCTGGGACGATTGTTCGCCGTGCTTCTTTACATAATGAAGATTTAATTCGGGAAAAAGACATTCGCATTGGCGATTATGTCGTTGTGAAGAAGGCGGGCGATATTATTCCTGAGGTTGTGAATGTTGTTTTCGATAAACGAACTGGTAAAGAAGAAGCATACCATATGCCAACGCACTGTCCTACTTGTGATAGTGGGCTTGTCCGCTTAGAAGAAGAGGTGGCTCTTCGCTGCATTAATCCAGCTTGTCCAGCTCAAATTCGTGAAGGATTAATCCACTTTGTATCACGTAATGCGATGAATATTGATGGGCTAGGAGAACGCGTTATCACACAGCTATTTGAAGCAAATTATATTCGAACATTTGCGGACCTATATGGTTTAACGAAAGATCAGTTACTCCAGCTTGATCGCTTTGGTGAAAAATCAGCTTCTAATTTAGTACAAGCAATTGAAGCTTCGAAAGAAAACTCATTAGAACGATTGTTATTTGGATTAGGTATTCGCCATGTTGGAGCAAAAGCAGCACGAACATTAGCTGAACATTTTGAAACGATGGATAATCTTGTGAAAGCTGGGGAAGAAGAATTAAAGGCGATTAATGAGATCGGTGAAAAAATGGCGCAATCTATTGTTACGTACTTTGATAATGAAGATGTACTACACTTAATTCAACAGTTTAAAGACTATGGCGTTAATATGACATATAAAGGTATAAAGCGTGCTGATTTGCAAAATATCGCATCTTACTTTGCTGGAAAAACAGTTGTATTAACAGGTAAACTAGAAGTTATGGGACGAAGTGAAGCAAAGAAAAAAATTGAAGCATTAGGCGGAAAAGTAACGGGTAGTGTAAGTAAAAGTACTGACCTTGTCATAGCAGGTGAAGCGGCTGGATCGAAATTAGCACAGGCAGAGAAACATAATATTGAAATTTGGAATGAAGAGAGGTTCTTACAAGAGCTGAATAAGTAA
- the pruA gene encoding L-glutamate gamma-semialdehyde dehydrogenase, with translation MVVAYKHEPFTDFSVEANKLAFEEGLKKVESYLGQDYPLIIGGEKITTEDKIVSVNPANKEEVIGSVSKASRELAEKAMQVADETFQTWRKSKPEMRADILFRAAAIVRRRKHEFSAILVKEAGKPWNEADADTAEAIDFMEYYGRQMLKLKDGIPVESRPIEYNRFSYIPLGVGVIISPWNFPFAIMAGMTTAALVSGNTVLLKPASTTPVVAAKFMEVLEEAGLPAGVVNFIPGSGSEVGDYLVDHPRTRFISFTGSRDVGIRIYERAAKVHPGQIWLKRVIAEMGGKDTIVVDKEADLELAAKSIVASAFGFSGQKCSACSRAVIHEEVYDQVLNRAVELTKELTVGNPAEKGTNMGPVNDQAAFDKVMSYVAIGKEEGKIVAGGEGDDSKGWFIQPTIVADVAEDARLMKEEIFGPVVAFCKAKDFDHALAIANNTEYGLTGAVISNNRAHIEKAREDFHVGNLYFNRGCTGAIVGYQPFGGFNMSGTDSKAGGPDYLALHMQAKTTSEML, from the coding sequence ATGGTAGTAGCGTACAAACATGAGCCCTTTACAGATTTTTCAGTAGAGGCTAACAAATTAGCGTTTGAAGAAGGGTTAAAGAAAGTAGAATCTTATCTTGGACAAGACTATCCATTAATTATCGGGGGAGAAAAAATTACTACAGAAGATAAAATTGTTTCTGTAAACCCTGCGAATAAAGAAGAAGTTATTGGTAGCGTTTCAAAGGCTAGTCGCGAATTAGCTGAAAAAGCAATGCAAGTGGCTGATGAGACATTCCAAACTTGGAGAAAGTCGAAACCCGAAATGCGTGCAGACATTTTATTCCGCGCTGCAGCAATCGTTCGCCGTAGAAAACATGAGTTCTCTGCTATTCTTGTAAAAGAAGCAGGTAAACCATGGAATGAGGCAGATGCTGATACAGCAGAAGCAATTGATTTTATGGAATATTATGGACGTCAAATGTTGAAATTAAAAGACGGTATTCCAGTAGAAAGCCGTCCTATTGAATATAACCGTTTCTCTTATATTCCATTAGGAGTAGGTGTAATTATTTCACCTTGGAACTTCCCATTTGCAATTATGGCAGGAATGACAACAGCTGCGTTAGTTTCTGGTAATACAGTATTATTAAAACCAGCTAGTACAACACCTGTAGTAGCAGCGAAATTTATGGAAGTTTTAGAAGAAGCAGGCTTACCAGCAGGCGTAGTAAACTTTATCCCTGGTAGTGGTTCTGAAGTTGGTGACTATTTAGTAGACCATCCTCGTACGCGTTTCATTAGTTTCACTGGATCACGTGATGTAGGTATTCGTATTTACGAACGCGCTGCAAAAGTACACCCAGGTCAAATTTGGTTAAAACGCGTTATTGCTGAAATGGGTGGTAAAGATACAATCGTTGTTGATAAAGAAGCAGATCTTGAATTAGCAGCGAAATCTATCGTTGCATCCGCATTCGGATTCTCAGGACAAAAATGTTCTGCTTGCTCTCGTGCAGTCATCCATGAAGAGGTATACGATCAAGTATTAAATCGTGCAGTTGAATTAACAAAAGAATTAACTGTAGGTAACCCAGCTGAAAAAGGAACAAATATGGGACCAGTAAATGATCAAGCTGCATTTGATAAAGTGATGAGCTATGTTGCAATTGGTAAAGAAGAAGGGAAAATAGTAGCAGGTGGCGAAGGAGACGATTCTAAAGGATGGTTTATCCAGCCAACAATCGTTGCTGACGTTGCAGAAGATGCTCGCTTAATGAAAGAAGAAATCTTCGGACCAGTAGTAGCATTCTGTAAAGCAAAAGACTTTGATCATGCGCTTGCAATTGCAAATAATACAGAATACGGTTTAACAGGAGCAGTAATCTCTAACAACCGTGCACATATTGAAAAAGCACGTGAAGACTTCCATGTAGGTAACTTATACTTTAACCGTGGATGTACTGGAGCAATCGTAGGTTATCAACCATTCGGTGGTTTTAACATGTCTGGTACAGATTCTAAAGCTGGTGGTCCTGATTACTTAGCGCTTCATATGCAAGCAAAAACAACTTCTGAAATGTTATAA
- a CDS encoding LysR family transcriptional regulator codes for MNLQDFVAFYMVAQEKSISKAAVRLNFVQSNVTAKIKRLEVEYETQLFYRHRNGVTLTHAGEKLLIYAEKMIQLLNESKRDIKYTILPGGTLKIGAMETAAAVRLPNILSNYHTKYPEVEIALQTNSTEELTKKVLLHELEGAFVANCIDDPALEKIEVFQEEMMLLSKKSLLLDHKYMENQSFIVFQSGCFYRKVLEEWLLSEGIVPRKVMELNSLDGIIGCVKAGLGVSILPREVAEQFDSHQELVRKPLLNENRFIPTYFIYRKDSVKTATFNEFIRLLV; via the coding sequence ATGAATTTACAAGATTTTGTAGCTTTTTATATGGTTGCGCAAGAGAAGAGCATTTCAAAAGCAGCAGTTCGTCTTAATTTTGTCCAATCGAATGTAACAGCTAAAATAAAAAGATTAGAAGTAGAATACGAAACACAGTTGTTTTATCGCCATCGAAATGGGGTGACATTAACACATGCAGGAGAAAAGTTACTAATATATGCTGAAAAAATGATTCAATTATTGAATGAGTCAAAAAGAGATATTAAATATACGATTTTACCAGGGGGGACATTAAAGATTGGAGCGATGGAAACGGCAGCAGCAGTTAGACTGCCAAACATTCTTTCTAATTATCATACAAAATATCCAGAAGTTGAGATTGCGCTTCAAACGAATAGCACGGAAGAATTAACGAAAAAGGTGCTTTTGCATGAGCTTGAAGGAGCATTTGTAGCAAATTGTATAGATGATCCAGCACTCGAAAAAATTGAAGTATTTCAAGAAGAAATGATGCTGCTGTCAAAGAAAAGTTTGTTACTGGACCATAAGTATATGGAAAATCAGTCGTTTATTGTTTTCCAATCGGGCTGTTTTTATAGAAAAGTATTGGAAGAATGGCTATTGTCAGAAGGAATTGTTCCGAGGAAAGTGATGGAGTTAAATTCTTTGGATGGTATTATCGGCTGTGTAAAAGCTGGGCTTGGGGTATCTATACTCCCGAGAGAAGTAGCAGAGCAGTTCGATTCTCATCAAGAGCTCGTTCGGAAACCGTTATTAAATGAAAATAGATTTATTCCAACGTATTTTATTTATCGGAAGGATAGTGTGAAAACCGCTACATTTAATGAATTTATCAGACTTCTCGTATAG
- the pcrA gene encoding DNA helicase PcrA, translating into MSMTDRLLNGLNPEQQKAVQTTEGPLLLMAGAGSGKTRVLTHRIAYLLGEKGVAPWNILAITFTNKAAREMRERIDTLVGPEAEDIWISTFHSMCVRILRRDIDRIGINRNFTILDASDQLTVVKKIMKERNIDPKKFDPRSILARISNAKNELLSAEKYAKQISIADPFEKLSSDVYTEYQKRLLKNNSLDFDDLIMTTIHLFERVPEVLEFYQRKFQYIHVDEYQDTNRAQYMLVNKLAARFKNLCVVGDSDQSIYRWRGADISNILSFEKDYENAKVILLEQNYRSTKNILNAANAVIENNINRKPKKLWTENQIGSKISYYRAATEKDEAYFVAKKIRDEVQMGNRKYTDFAVLYRTNAQSRMVEEIFLKSNIPYKIVGGIKFYDRKEIKDILAYLRLIANPDDEISFARIINVPKRGIGATSIDKIINYGVQNGISLTTVLDEIEHVGVSAKVTKAVKEFAGLLHNWVNMQEYLSVTELVEEVIEKTGYRDMLKNERTLESEGRLENLDEFLSVTQTFESQSEDKSLVAFLTDLALVADIDRVDEDPTAGEEVILMTMHSAKGLEFPVVFIIGLEEGVFPHTRSLMEEDEMQEERRLAYVGITRAEEELYLSNAQMRTLFGRTNMNAASRFISEIPTELIEPLNETKPKRETFGAKAKVAATTTRSRSQIVRPTVKTTGGEQIGWAVGDKALHQKWGVGTVVSVKGEGDAKELDIAFPSPIGIKRLLAKFAPVTKQ; encoded by the coding sequence ATGAGTATGACAGATCGATTATTGAACGGTTTAAACCCAGAACAGCAAAAAGCGGTACAAACAACAGAAGGCCCCCTTTTATTAATGGCGGGTGCAGGTAGTGGTAAAACACGCGTGTTAACGCACCGTATTGCATACTTACTTGGTGAGAAGGGGGTTGCACCGTGGAACATACTAGCAATTACCTTCACAAATAAGGCAGCTCGTGAAATGCGTGAACGTATCGATACACTTGTTGGACCTGAAGCAGAAGATATTTGGATTTCTACATTCCACTCTATGTGTGTACGCATTTTACGACGTGACATTGATCGTATTGGAATTAATCGAAACTTCACTATTTTAGATGCAAGCGATCAACTTACTGTTGTAAAAAAGATTATGAAAGAACGTAATATTGATCCGAAGAAATTCGATCCACGTTCTATTTTAGCTCGTATTAGTAATGCGAAAAATGAATTGTTATCTGCAGAGAAGTATGCAAAACAAATTTCAATTGCGGATCCATTTGAAAAATTATCAAGCGATGTGTATACAGAATATCAGAAGCGTCTTTTGAAAAATAATTCATTGGATTTTGATGATTTAATTATGACAACGATTCACCTGTTTGAGCGCGTACCTGAGGTATTGGAATTTTATCAACGTAAGTTTCAATATATTCATGTGGACGAGTATCAAGATACGAACAGAGCGCAATATATGCTTGTAAATAAATTGGCAGCGCGCTTTAAAAATCTTTGTGTTGTTGGTGATTCTGATCAGTCAATTTATCGTTGGCGTGGTGCGGATATTTCCAACATTCTTTCATTTGAAAAGGACTATGAGAACGCAAAGGTTATTTTGTTAGAACAAAACTACCGTTCCACAAAAAATATTTTAAATGCAGCGAATGCCGTTATTGAGAACAATATAAATCGTAAGCCAAAGAAATTATGGACAGAAAATCAAATTGGAAGCAAAATTTCATATTATCGAGCTGCAACGGAAAAAGATGAAGCATACTTTGTTGCGAAGAAAATTCGCGATGAAGTTCAAATGGGAAACAGAAAGTATACAGATTTTGCTGTATTATATCGTACGAATGCCCAATCTCGTATGGTCGAGGAGATTTTCTTGAAATCAAATATCCCATACAAAATTGTTGGCGGAATTAAGTTCTATGACCGTAAAGAAATTAAAGATATTTTGGCATATTTACGTCTTATTGCGAATCCGGATGATGAAATTAGCTTTGCGCGCATTATTAATGTGCCAAAACGCGGAATTGGTGCCACTTCCATTGATAAGATTATTAATTACGGTGTGCAAAATGGAATTTCATTAACAACTGTATTAGATGAAATTGAACATGTTGGTGTGAGTGCGAAAGTTACAAAGGCTGTGAAAGAGTTTGCGGGTTTATTACACAATTGGGTAAACATGCAAGAATATTTATCAGTTACAGAATTAGTAGAAGAAGTAATTGAAAAAACGGGTTATCGCGACATGCTTAAGAATGAGCGAACTTTAGAATCTGAAGGCCGCTTAGAAAACTTAGACGAGTTTTTATCTGTTACACAAACATTTGAATCACAAAGTGAAGATAAGAGTTTAGTTGCGTTCTTAACAGACTTAGCACTTGTTGCAGATATCGATCGAGTGGATGAAGACCCAACTGCTGGTGAAGAAGTGATTTTAATGACAATGCATTCAGCGAAAGGGTTAGAGTTTCCAGTTGTCTTCATTATTGGCTTAGAGGAAGGGGTCTTTCCGCATACTCGTTCGCTTATGGAAGAGGATGAAATGCAAGAAGAACGCCGTCTTGCGTATGTAGGGATTACACGTGCGGAAGAAGAGCTATATTTATCGAATGCGCAAATGCGCACATTATTTGGTAGAACAAATATGAATGCAGCATCTCGATTTATTTCAGAAATTCCGACAGAACTAATTGAACCATTAAATGAAACAAAACCAAAAAGAGAAACATTTGGTGCAAAAGCAAAAGTGGCAGCGACAACGACACGTTCTCGTTCGCAGATTGTAAGGCCAACTGTGAAAACAACAGGAGGAGAGCAAATTGGTTGGGCAGTAGGCGATAAAGCGCTCCATCAAAAGTGGGGAGTCGGTACGGTTGTCAGTGTAAAAGGAGAAGGTGATGCAAAAGAATTAGATATTGCATTCCCAAGTCCGATTGGAATTAAACGATTATTAGCGAAATTTGCACCTGTGACGAAACAATAA
- the pcrB gene encoding heptaprenylglyceryl phosphate synthase, producing MYDISKWKHVFKLDPNKEISDEHLEMICESGTDAVIVGGSDGVTIDNVLHMLVSIRRYAVPCVLEVSNVEAITPGFDFYYIPSVLNSRKVEWLTGVHHEALKEFGDIMNWDEIFMEGYCVLNPEAKVAQLTEAKCDLTEDDVIAYARMADKLLHLPIFYLEYSGTYGDVELVKKVKAELQQAKLYYGGGISNVKEAKEVAQYADTVVVGNVIYENIKAALQTVKAVKGE from the coding sequence ATGTACGATATTTCAAAGTGGAAACATGTATTTAAACTTGATCCGAATAAGGAAATAAGTGATGAACATTTAGAGATGATTTGTGAGTCTGGCACAGATGCTGTTATTGTAGGCGGAAGTGATGGAGTTACAATTGATAATGTATTGCACATGCTTGTAAGCATTCGTAGATATGCAGTTCCTTGTGTATTAGAAGTTTCTAATGTGGAAGCAATTACACCGGGATTTGATTTTTATTATATACCAAGCGTGTTGAATAGCCGAAAAGTTGAATGGTTAACGGGCGTTCATCATGAGGCGCTAAAAGAATTTGGAGATATTATGAACTGGGATGAAATTTTCATGGAAGGATATTGTGTTTTAAATCCGGAAGCGAAAGTAGCTCAGCTGACAGAAGCAAAATGTGACTTAACGGAAGATGATGTGATTGCATATGCTCGCATGGCAGACAAGCTGTTACACTTACCGATTTTCTATTTAGAATATAGCGGCACATACGGAGATGTGGAACTTGTTAAGAAAGTAAAGGCAGAATTACAGCAAGCGAAGTTGTATTATGGCGGCGGAATTTCAAATGTGAAAGAGGCAAAAGAGGTAGCGCAATATGCCGATACAGTTGTTGTTGGGAACGTCATTTATGAGAATATAAAAGCAGCGTTACAAACAGTAAAAGCTGTAAAAGGAGAGTAG
- a CDS encoding CamS family sex pheromone protein: MKKIALAVLSLGLLVSGCSTGLKKEEKIVEKSGGAKEQAIVPKYSISDDYYKTTVPFDPGEARGLVVQGLNSRLDIDEFETGLMRIAKESFSTKDYLFGGGKILTGQKIQMLVKRKRTDAEQKELEEKLKKDAVKFPNIGLNPPLPEGAESLEVKHKKAPIYLSNILEHDYYVQKNNKAELGGVVVGLAMNSIQYYNEEHGYPRESEISKKVMLEQGKKMAQEILKEMQKEDPKVKEVPVIFAIYRQGPKSTLVPGNFLSYAKLDKGSDSIEEWNPINEKYYLFPSEAAKSDKREDHAMMDNFKTNLSKYFEGDYRAVVGTGFYKDDELKEMKVDIPVQFNGKSEIIGFTQYVAGSVMQYFPNYMKVQVTIRSVEHPEAVIVREAKQDEPFVKILN; encoded by the coding sequence ATGAAAAAAATAGCATTAGCGGTATTGAGTCTTGGGCTACTTGTAAGTGGTTGTAGCACGGGACTAAAAAAAGAAGAGAAGATCGTGGAAAAATCAGGTGGGGCGAAAGAACAAGCCATTGTTCCGAAGTATTCTATTTCCGATGATTACTATAAAACGACCGTTCCGTTTGACCCAGGTGAGGCACGTGGCTTAGTTGTACAAGGGTTAAATAGTCGTTTGGATATAGATGAGTTCGAAACAGGTTTAATGCGTATTGCAAAAGAATCATTTAGTACAAAGGATTATTTATTTGGAGGCGGCAAAATTTTAACGGGCCAGAAGATTCAAATGCTTGTCAAAAGAAAACGGACAGATGCTGAACAAAAGGAACTGGAAGAAAAACTAAAAAAAGATGCCGTTAAATTTCCTAATATTGGTTTGAATCCGCCGTTACCAGAGGGGGCAGAGTCATTAGAGGTAAAACATAAAAAAGCCCCAATATACCTTTCTAACATTTTAGAACATGATTATTATGTGCAAAAGAATAACAAAGCTGAACTTGGTGGGGTTGTAGTTGGCTTAGCGATGAATTCAATTCAATATTATAATGAAGAGCACGGTTACCCACGTGAAAGTGAAATTTCAAAAAAAGTGATGTTAGAACAAGGAAAGAAAATGGCACAGGAAATTTTAAAAGAGATGCAAAAAGAGGATCCAAAGGTAAAAGAGGTTCCAGTTATCTTTGCTATTTATCGTCAAGGTCCAAAGTCGACACTTGTACCGGGAAACTTTTTGTCCTATGCTAAACTTGATAAAGGCAGCGATTCGATTGAAGAATGGAATCCAATTAATGAAAAGTATTACTTATTCCCTTCTGAAGCAGCGAAATCTGATAAACGTGAAGATCATGCCATGATGGATAACTTTAAGACGAATCTGAGCAAGTACTTTGAAGGAGATTACAGGGCTGTTGTGGGTACAGGATTTTATAAGGATGATGAATTAAAAGAGATGAAAGTGGATATTCCGGTTCAATTTAATGGAAAATCAGAAATTATCGGCTTTACTCAATATGTAGCTGGAAGTGTCATGCAGTACTTCCCAAACTATATGAAAGTACAAGTAACGATTAGGTCAGTTGAACATCCAGAAGCTGTGATTGTACGTGAAGCGAAGCAGGACGAACCGTTTGTGAAAATTTTAAATTAA